Within the Telopea speciosissima isolate NSW1024214 ecotype Mountain lineage chromosome 4, Tspe_v1, whole genome shotgun sequence genome, the region taagggcttaaggctgaaccctgatgtaatccaatcgtaattgggaattcgtTGCCCCGAACTCCCACAAATCTCATACTAGTCACCACAccttcatacatatctttaatgacatccacatatatacttgacacccctctcttcactagaacatgttGGATTAGATCTCTAGGGACTTGGTCGTAGGCCTTTTCCAGgtcgataaagaccatatagagatcctttttactatctctatatctttccatgagcctccgcAATAAGTAGATaacttctgtcgtggatctacttggcataaagccaaattgttCATCGAGATATAagtctcttctcaaacgggccttaataaccttctcccatagTTTCATAGTgcgactcattagctttatgcttctatagttattacaattttggatatcacctttatttttgtaaatcgggatTACaaagcttctcctccattcatctggcatcttccttgtgctcataatcttgttaatcaacttggttagccaataaGCCCCACAACCTCCTATGGTTTTCCACACTTCGATTGGAATCTCATCTAGGCCTGTTCATCTTTCTTAGGGCTTGTTTAATTACAGTAACCTTTCTGACATATCTATGATGTGTGGTATCATGTTGAATAGAGTACTCGTCTGGGTCAATTCTActcgacctatctccatttagtaggtcacagGTATATTCATCTCATCTCTTCACAAtttcctcatcccttaccaacactctttCATCATCACTCTTGATACACCTCACTTGGTCGAAATCTttgctcttcctttctctcatcttttctATCTTATATATtgcttttcccccttcttttgtgtttaggttgatatagagatcctcatatttctttgccCAAGCCATCCCCAAAATCTTCctagcttcatttctggcatCATAATATCATTTTTTATAATCTGTTTCTtcagtcctttgccatgtcccaaaacaatctttcttggtcttaatggcaGCTTGGACCTCATCGTTCCACCACAAGTCTCCCTAGCACATCTTTGacaaccctcttaatacaagtcatcatctcgtaCCACATCGCATTGGTGTCTCTtacaaagtcccactttccttgtttgaccacattaTCAGTAAATGTCCTTAGGTActccccttttaatctccaccaccttatttTAGGGTGCATAGGGCTCCTCCTACGCTTCTAGGCACTGAGACATATATCCAGGGTCACCAGTTTAAGTTAGGTTGTTAGGCTCTTCCCAAGGATAACCTTACAGCCCTTACACAACATGCTGTCAGCTCTTCTTGTTAGGAAGAAGTAATTTGATTGATATGAATCCCATTTTTGTAGGTAACTAAgtgttcctctcttttttcaaagaaagtgttcacaatggatagATCATAAGCTACCACAAAAtctaggattgaggtcccctcttcattcctctcccTAACTCCGAAGCCTCCATggacaccttcatagcctctacaatCGCTCCCGACGTGGCCGTTCAGATCGCCTCCAATAATAGTTGATTCATcctggccaaaaccctgcaTTAATTATCCATGTGGTCCCAAAACTGGCGCTTACTATTTTCATTCAATCCAAGTCTAACTGGGGTGCGTAAGCGCAAacaatattgacaacctctttctccgacattgtctttatggatataatcctatcaccCACTCTTTTGACCTCCACTATATCATTCTTTAGATCTTTATCCACTATTATACCCACTCCGTTTCTATTACTCTCCGGCATACCAAAGTTTGAATTCGTCCAATACTTTAGCTTTATTATCCTTCCATCTTGTCTCTTGGATACATGCTATTTTAATCTTTCGTctcctcataagtcataacatctatcaactcCAAGCTCTTACATGTTAAGGATCCAAAATCCAATGTTCCAggaagctaatctaatcctacgatTCTGGGCTGGCATAATTCCTCTCACTTGCCCTTGCCTACTTATCACCACATCCAAGCGTCGACGCAGCACGTCGCATACGGGGGAACACCCTAGTAGGAAGAGGATGGAAAGACATGagataaaaagaaagataaaaaaacgaaaggatccatgcaaaaggtcATTGGCCGAAAATACTAAAGTACCGGCTGACGACCTGACGCACCACTATAGGAAAAGAAATTAATTTATTAGAAAAGTATAAACAAAGAGTTCCCAAGCATTAAATATAGGGATAAGAATATGACCAAGACAGAGAATTACTTAGGCATCAGACAATGGAAACCACACACATAGTACAGGACATAAATACTGAAAGATTAAATCAATCCTTCCAGGCAGGTAACTCAAAAAGCAGCTAACGGAACAGCCATgcaaaatgacaaatgaaacaGATGAAACAAATAATGAAACAAATGAATGCAACAGGTAAACAAATGAAATATATAGTGCAATATAACAATACATAAAAAGCACGTAATGCACTAACAATATAATGCACTAACAATAAGAAATAAAAGCGAGCAGTGTATTAGAATATAGTGCACTAACCATAAGCAATTAAACAGGTTCATGCAGTGATATTAGAGCAGTGTACAGCAGCAAAACACAGTAAATAGCAAGCAGTGATGAGGCAATACCAGGGTCAGGCAGTGAAATAAAGGTGCAGTGATAAAGCAAACAGAGAAATAAAGGGTGCTGCAGTGTGTTAAGACAGTAAGCTGCTAAACACAATATATAactaaacatttaaaaaaaaaaaacggcaGAGAAATAAAAGGTGTAGATTACACTAGAGGCAATTCACAGCAGCCTTTCACACTTTAAAAGGGTTAgcattaacccaaaaaaaaaatctaatcagTGCAGAATTTAGGTGTGGTTCACCGCAGTGGTAAGGTGGATCCGTCCAGAATACTTGAAGAGTCTTACCGTTGAGATGATACCTGTCCTACTGCAACCACTCTTGTAGGTCACTGGTTGTGGTGGTTGCTGAATCTGTTAGAAGTCTGGGGGTCGATTGGTATGCACTGGTTTGGTGGGAGAGGGTCGATTGTTGTGCACAGATTGGGGCTGGGACAAGAGAGTTTGAGAGTTTGAGGAAAATTAGAGGTTCGTGGGAGGGGCAGAGCTTGAGTTATTTAGTGTTTATGGCGTACAGGGTAGGGTTTGGTGAAAACCGGGCTGGGGGAGGGAGGGTCTGAGTTGGGGTTATGGGTTTGAGATAGAGATTAGGGTTAGAGAGAAGGAGTTCTGGGTTTGGGGGTCAGGTGAGCGttagaggagagaagagagtttGTTCATACCTGGACTGTACCAAAACGAGGGAATGCAGCCCCCACCTAGTGACCGTTAGAGGAGAGAAGATAGTTTGTTTGTACCTGGACTGTACCAAAAGAAATCCTTTCAAATAGCTCAGCTGTAGTGGTCCAGTGTATTACTCTAAGTTTCTTGTAATTTCTATTCTGGATTAACCTGAACCTATGACAACCTTGTGTTATTCTTTTCATAATTCCAACTATATTTCATTAAAGACCTCTCCAATTTTCTGTTTACAATTTGGTAAACAGAATTACTCAGCTCAGCTCTGATTGGGTTAATTGAAGAAGAGGCACAACAGTGAATGTTCAACTGTTTCCCTGTTCACCTTTATCATGAACTGTCAGATCATTTATTAAATAATGTATTTTGTAGTGTTGCCATGCCCTGTGGTTGGCTGCCTGTtgccacctctctctctctctcagaccCGTCGCTTTCTCTTTCAATCCCTCCTTCCTATTCTCTCTGAGTGAGTGAGCAGAAGGGATCACGATTTTGCCTCTAATCTATCCCTTGATCTAACCATGTGagattctccccccccccccccgcctaGATCTCCCCCATCTCTGCAATTGTGTGACAGCTGGCTTAAGTAAAGCTTGAATctgcccctttttcttttccttgtgtgtTGATTTAATCTATtaaaaccttcttttttttcatctaAGGCCCAAAACTATTCTAAAggtaaaattacataaaaaattgattttttttgggggggggggggtgtaaatTTGTGAATGGTTTGTTCAGGGTTCAACCATCgggtttggatttttttgaCTAAGTCAATGGTGTTTGAGCAAAGAGCTGCTAACTTGATCAGACCGACTGTGAAAGACTAATTGATGTTGACAGTCTACGGTCTGGCCATGTCTGTCTTCCAAAGCAGTGATCAGAATCCATCCCTATACGCTATACCCTAAACCTTAATCTTGAACCTGGGCATTTGCTCTGGCAGCCCGGACCTTTTACCATTGCTTCAAGCAATGGCCCCTTTAGCATTGACATGTGTTGTGCATTTATTACTAGCTGTGAATATTCTAATGGCTAATCATTCGTAGATATGAAATAAAGGATTAGATTCTGTTTATTTCAGGCTAGGCCAATCCTTAGAGATAAGGAACGATTGGAAGAGCTCGCCGATCCAAGGCTTCTGGGTAAATACCCAAAGGAGGACTTCATACGTGTTTGCACAGTTGCAGCAGCTTGTGTTGCACCAGAGGCAAGCCAACGTCCAACCATGGGTGAAGTGGTACAGTCCCTTAAAATGATGCAACGCATTACAGAGTATCAGGATTCCATGTTAACCGTCGCCAACACACGTACAAACCTCAGGCAGTCGTCTACAACCTTTGAGTCAGATGGAACTTCATCAATGTTCTCCTCTGGTCCATTTTCTGGTTTAAGTGCATATGACAATGATAACATCTCTCGCACGGCAGTATTCTCAGAAGACCTGCATGAAGGACGATGAGATTTTTCTGTAAGTTCTTCTGAGGAGGTAATCTGATCACAGTTTGTGACCGTACAAATATACATTGACAAAAGAATCAGTGAAGTTAAAGATAGCAGTGGAAAATGAAAGGAAGCTTTGAGATGAGGTTCTTGCCTCCTCTCCTCTACCTCCTCTTTCTTTGGTGGAGAGCCCTTTCAGTTTTTCCCAGTCAGTGGGCGTTCTCTTCCAGTGAATAACATTGTATATATTCCATGTAGCATTGCTTTGTTTGGAAGCCTGCAAGGGGTTCGTTCTTTACATCTTATTCTTTCACAAGGTATACTCATTGCTGCCTGCTTTGTTGGATGCTGTTTTATTGCATTTGATGATTAAAAGAGAAGCTACGTTTGCAAATCAACTTGAAGTAGCTTTAGGTTGCTTAGGTAGAATTTAAATTTTGGAATACAGAATTCATGCATTCTTTACTAAAGGTATTGAAAACTTTATTGTtgctcccttttttttttttctttttttttggggtgggagTGGTGGTGTCTTTTTTTCTGTCTGCAGTAATTAATTATCTTTACTTTAACAAGCTATACTTTTCTtgaagggaagtagtttttaaATGCTTTCATGCTGAAGTGCTCTACCATGAAAGATGAACACCCATCTTAGCCTTCTGAAGTGATTAATTATATTTACTTTAACAAGATATACTTGTCTTGAAGGGAAGTAGTTAAATGCTTTCATACTGAAGTGCACCGTGAAAGATGAACACCCATCTTAGCCTTCTGaagtaattaattatatttaCTTTAACAAACTATACTTTTCTTGAAGGGAAGTAGTTAAATGCTTTCATACTGACGTGCTATTGCAACCCACCTTAGGCTCTAGCCTTTCCCCTTTTGTTAATGCCTATTATTCTTGTATACCCTCTCACCAAGCTCACCAAGTAACCTTGGATTCTCTACATTCTCCAGCTATTTTAGGCTGTGAGAGTTATCTAAGCGTTCTAGGTTATCTTTTGCAAGAATAGAAAATGTTTAGGGTTCTCTTTTGCAAGGATAGAAAATTACAGATTGTTGCAGTCAAGGATGTGCTCTCTTCTATTGGTTTCTGACTGAGCAAActccaaataaaaaaactggTACATTGCTTTCTCTTATCTTTATATCCCCCTCCCCCTTATAAGCTCTTTCTTGGTTGTTTGAAGGGTGAAGTGGTCTTCAGGTCTAGGTACTGCAAGTCTGGTCCATCTTGGTTGGATTGTAAGTCCCTGAAATGTGTTGTAAGTCAGATGTTAAATTTCAAGCTGATATGGAACCATAATCCAATGAACCGAACCGGATGACCATACTCATTGTGGTCTTAGGCTCATGGCCGTCTATGTGACACATTTTCAGGGAAGCCATTGAGGCCATGACCCATGAACCTCCTCAGTGGTCTATGTACCATTTTGTTAAATTCCAGATTTTTTTGAATGCTTTATTTTGTAACTAGAGTAATGCGtgtgggctgaaacttgacatgtaagtTTGTCCATAAGAATTTAAGCCACATCCATCCAAGATTTTAAATCCCCGAATACGACATGGGATCAAACCTCCATTGATTTCTATTTGATTAGAATCGGATCCGATTCGATCCGAAATTGATCCAAATCATAGAAAATGAAATTGGGAAGAAACAAATGTTTTCCCAAATCCATGGTTTTGTTgagtttttggtttaaaaatcTTGTAAATCTAGCTCTAAGAGGTAAGTTTCATCGACTTTTGCTATTTCACTGGCTATAAGATGACCCCCAATTTCACTTCATCGGTGTGAAGTTCGTATTGCAAGAAAGAGATGGGTGTGAAGTCCTCTTACCACATGACTCATCACATAACAAATGGTGAGGAATTCTAAATGTCAAGAGTttggggtgtcaattggttggtttggtctggtttcGATTGGACTGAACCAGTTTTGAGCTGATAATGGGCAATATTGAAATCAAACTGTTAGGCcaaagttcattttcggtctggcTCGATTGGGTCTTTAATCGGTTGGCTACTTGGCTTAACATGTTCTTATCAAGCCGTTATAAGGCTGTTATCGGTTCGGTTTCAATTGTTGTAATATTCTTTAAGTGTCTCTTATCTTATTCTtaaaaagttatttaatgtaaggATCAAATTAGTTATCTTatctcattgaaaaaaattgtGTTGTAACCAACATTGATTACCataaaaaatttccatttatatataagaaaataatCATAACAAatcatttttattgtttttttctttattttaattgaactCTGTTCAGTTTTCtatcggttttggtttggatCACTCCGATTTATTTCGGTTTCTACCGATTTCAAATGAAAATCTAGACTAAAGCCGATAAGAATTTGATTTCATCGGGGCTAAAAACCAATCGGTTTAGGATGAAATATgatggattgagctcctctacAGTGCAGGGGTGCGCCGAACATCTTCTGGCACGGTACTAGAGCTTGCCATGTGGATGAGCTCCCATTAGGATGGCACGGAAAAAGCTGGCACAGCTCCCAAGTCTTGTGAATCCCAGTCCTGTCCATCCCATGTGCATCGTGCTCAGCTGTGCCACATCAATCCGCATTGTCCAAATGGGAGCTCGTCCACGTGGTGAGCTCTAGTGCCGCAACAGAAGATGTCCGCCGCACCCCTGCGCTGTAGAGGAGCCCGATTtcggtcccctctctctctttctctctctctctgattgcAATGTGTGATATCAGGTGAGATGTTTGAGTCATGCCTGGAATGACACTGGAGATGCTTTGCCATTGCAGAATCTAGAGGTCTGCTAGTCTGATGCACTTGAGTTCACTTCGAGACAGAGTGGAGGAGACCAATTGCATTAAATCAGAAAACCAAGAATGGATAACACCCAACATGCACACAAAGAAACCAGAAACCATGTCTCAGTTGAAATTGCAGAAGCAAATGAGTCACTTGCCTCAACCATCAGAGGCAAAATGGAAGAGAAGTCTCCTTCACTTTGCATATACAGAATTCCAGAGAAGTTTCTCAGGGTAAGTAAGAATTCTTACATCCCTGACACAGTTTCCATTGGCCCTTTTCACCACGGCAATCCTTCACTGAGTgatatggaaaataataaatggGGATATCTACATGCGCTCCTTGGCCGGAAAACAATGCTAGAAGAAAGCCTCGACGAATGCGTCAAATCCATTAGAGAATTGGAACAGAGAGCTCGCAAATGCTACTCTGAATCGGAAAATATCACTCTCAGTAGTGATCAGTTTGTGGAGATGTTGTTGGTTGATGGTTGCTTCATCATCGAGCTCTTCTTCAAATACATTTTGAAAGGTTTGAGACGGAAAGGGGATCGAGTGTTCAACACCAAATCGATGCTCCCAGGTATAAGGCGTGATTTGATTTTACTCGAAAATCAGATACCCTTATTTGTTCTTCAGAGGTTATACGATCTCGTTCCCATTCCAGACCAGTTGCAGCGTCAATCCCTTTCTCAGATCGCCTTTCGTTTCTTCAAACCTATAATCCCAGGAAACAAAGAAGTTCTTGAGAGTAAGTTCGTCCATGAAGGGGGTCACCTATTGGACTTGCTGCGTCAATGTTACCTCTCATTATTACCGAGAGTGATGCCATTAGCAAATCAACATGGATCGCAAGAACACCTGCATTCAGCAAGGAAGCTTCAAAAAACAGGAATCACGATCAAGAAATCTGTGCAGGATAGCTTATTAGACCTAAAATTTGTTAGAGGTGAACTTCGAATTCCTCCTCTGAAAATCTATGATTACACCGAATCGATCCTGAGAAATCTCGTAGCGTTAGAGCAGTGTTGCCCTGAGTACACGAAGCAAATCTCGTCTTATGCTCTTCTTATGGATAACCTAATTCGATCCAACAAGGATGCGAGACTTCTTCAGCAGAGAGGAATCATTGTAAACCGTTTGGATTCCGATGAAGAGGTAACATCTCTCTTCAATAACCTCTGCAAGGAGATTGAAGTGGGGGAATCCTACTATGTGGGTCTCTGCCAACAAGTGAATTCTTATTGCAACAGCAATTGGCATGGACAATGGTCGAAGCTGAGGAATGAGCTTCACCCTTATCTTCTCCAAATCTTTGGAATTCTACTTCTCCTCAGCTTCACCGGAACCATATTTTCTGTATTATCTTTTTTTCTCCATCACTCTTGAATTCTTTTAATAGTCTTGACatgttttcttcattttgtttggGAAGATATAATAAAGCTGTGTACTCGCCACCATTGCAACTTGGTTGGCTTTCAAGGTTTGTGGAAATCAGACATGATGTGGGTTAGTTTTGAGAGGCATGGTCCAGTTTTGCCCACCCTAATTATGCCACGTAGACAGATGATGTGGCTATTTCCTCCCTTGGaaaagggtgtcaatttagaaccgaAACTGCAACCGTAAAtcagttcgattttggtttccaAAGCTAGAATCTTTTCTAGTTTCGGTTTCATGCCTAAAACCGTTAATCAAACCGAATTACGTATTTTCAAACTAAATAAGgtatttctacccaaaaaaaaaaaaaaaaaatcaaataaggtATGGTATAAAATTATATtggataaattacatgtcaccccttgattttcaaacaaaactcaaatcacccctagtttttaaaaatactcaaatcatccccgttagttttatgctgttaagtgatgatgtcagccagttaaataaatttaaatccttaaactacccttgacatccaaacatagattttgaagggtagtattgtaaatttaattttaatgttttagtataagggtaaaatagtcctttcacaccaataactaacaccgttactatagagggggacggatgagtatttaaaaaaatcagggggtgatttgagtttcgtttaaaaaccagaggtgatgtgtaatttattcaattatattcttttttaattttttaaccaAATGTGAATGAtaaattcttttcaattttAGCGTTTGGAAAAAGTTTGGTGGACTATGATCCTAATAgaaaaggggtttttttttattggtgatGATGTAAAAAGTTGGCTCAAACATTTAAAATAGGACTTAAACTGAAtatgaaatcaaattaaaactcTCTAAGAAGTTGAATACAGAATCGAATaaaaatcgaaatcaaaccaaatcga harbors:
- the LOC122658531 gene encoding UPF0481 protein At3g47200-like, with amino-acid sequence MEEKSPSLCIYRIPEKFLRVSKNSYIPDTVSIGPFHHGNPSLSDMENNKWGYLHALLGRKTMLEESLDECVKSIRELEQRARKCYSESENITLSSDQFVEMLLVDGCFIIELFFKYILKGLRRKGDRVFNTKSMLPGIRRDLILLENQIPLFVLQRLYDLVPIPDQLQRQSLSQIAFRFFKPIIPGNKEVLESKFVHEGGHLLDLLRQCYLSLLPRVMPLANQHGSQEHLHSARKLQKTGITIKKSVQDSLLDLKFVRGELRIPPLKIYDYTESILRNLVALEQCCPEYTKQISSYALLMDNLIRSNKDARLLQQRGIIVNRLDSDEEVTSLFNNLCKEIEVGESYYVGLCQQVNSYCNSNWHGQWSKLRNELHPYLLQIFGILLLLSFTGTIFSVLSFFLHHS